From the Primulina tabacum isolate GXHZ01 chromosome 3, ASM2559414v2, whole genome shotgun sequence genome, one window contains:
- the LOC142540910 gene encoding uncharacterized protein LOC142540910, which yields MEEPSAEKKRRELERRLLEKVGDVIAAINGASQVDQVVVALCSLAASLFPLDTNSFSGCLDEKFRHELLAMEFPSEDERIVWWNIFYKGSAFRAFARFLLYDVASNWLACFPTSARKQSYDVFFVNGCAAKMVYEVVPCLQQIGSGSHDSNAVCSNAERLLVLCLLENNGVLQMVRDFCGGCQFEDLGQEQLKQVISRVSQLITSIPDKARQGAPTSLSPRLFFKRITTQLFHGMMEWDDKLVQESSFANDFQKNSGILFVAEAIVRICRRGYTGELLRDVIPLILGNVRSILKSSSGVAIDEIFVSQPGVRFWLKLMEAVNDSHSVERIAEELLHQLADQNVNDVEGYWFLWILFGRLYKRQPSIRFAFREKFLLWKMFPTCCLRWILHFAVLECNPENALSVKSLNTRGLSETVQRLVAAWSKSEFVQSAPIERQVYVTAALGLCLEKMSKEDLDATKDALPSILQGISRRLESPEYLVRKMASSIAFVFSKIIDPKNPLYLDDSCQEETIDWEFGKATPIKGPSTATMPKLNENSDREIPHAMIPGNEIRRNEDNGTSKDLTAIKNNVPFNLFDPDEVIDPATLNNDSAFDKDDSDDGSEDSGTSSDSLKPYDLTDDDTDLTRKFSQLADVIGALRKSDDAEGVENALDVAEKLVRASPDELKYMAGDLARTLLMVRCSDFTVEGEEASAEGKRQRALVALIVMCPLESLDSLNKLLYSPNIDISQRIIILDVMTDAAQELASARILKSEQPKSLITQTSDQPWYVPRNGGPPIAGSWKEIPSAGTPLNWSYSYERELPSKAGQIKRGRTRRWSLRSAVQDIQIEHSQNRFPPYAAAFMLPAMRGFDKKRHGVDLLGRDFIVLGKLIHMLGVCMKCAAMHPEASVLASPLLDMLRSREVSHHAESYVRRSVLFTASCVLLALHPSFVASALVDGNIEISGGLEWVRTRAAQVAESDTDKECYTLAMACLQLHAEMALQASRALESTKDASKQKNISIFPTSSSGSIKLPF from the exons ATGGAGGAGCCCTCGGCGGAGAAGAAACGGAGAGAACTGGAGAGAAGACTACTGGAGAAGGTTGGTGACGTCATCGCCGCAATCAATGGCGCCAGCCAAGTCGATCAAGTAGTTGTCGCTCTTTGTTCTCTCGCCGCTTCCCTCTTTCCTCTTGATACCAATTCATTTTCAG GTTGTCTCGACGAGAAATTCCGACATGAG TTGTTGGCTATGGAGTTTCCCAGTGAAGATGAGAGAATTGTGTGGTGGAATATTTTCTACAAGGGCTCCGCATTTCGAGCATTTGCCAGATTTTTGTTGTATG ATGTTGCTTCCAATTGGCTGGCATGCTTCCCAACTTCTGCAAGGAAACAGTCATATGATGTGTTTTTCGTTAACGGCTGTGCTGCTAAGATGGTTTATGAGGTGGTTCCTTGTCTACAACAGATTGGAAGTGGTAGTCATGATTCAAATGCTGTGTGCTCAAATGCTGAGAG ATTGCTTGTTCTTTGCTTGCTGGAGAATAATGGGGTGCTTCAGATGGTTAGAGATTTCTGTGGTGGTTGTCAATTTGAAGATCTTGGCCAAGAACAGCTCAAGCAGGTTATTTCTAGGGTCTCGCAGCTAATTACATCTATTCCTGATAAAGCAAGACAAGGCGCTCCAACTTCACTTTCACCTCG TTTGTTCTTTAAAAGAATCACGACTCAGCTTTTCCATGGAATGATGGAGTGGGATGATAAGTTAGTTCAGGAGTCATCTTTCGCAAATGACTTCCAGAAGAATAGTGGTATTCTTTTTGTTGCAGAAGCAATTGTCCGTATTTGTCGTCGAGGGTATACTG GTGAGCTGTTACGCGATGTTATTCCATTGATCCTTGGAAATGTTCGCAGTATCTTAAAATCAAGCTCTGGGGTGGCCATCGATGAAATTTTTGTGTCACAACCAGGTGTCCGTTTCTGGTTGAAACTCATGGAGGCGGTGAATGATTCCCATTCTGTTGAAAGAATAGCTGAAGAACTCTTGCATCAACTAGCTGATCAAAATGTCAACGATGTTGAGGGTTATTGGTTTTTGTGGATACTTTTTGGTCGCCTCTATAAGCGCCAACCTTCAATCAG GTTTGCTTTTCGAGAGAAGTTCTTACTCTGGAAAATGTTTCCTACCTGTTGCTTAAGATGGATTCTTCACTTTGCTGTACTTGAATGCAACCCTGAAAATGCTTTATCAGTAAAATCTCTTAATACTCGGGGTCTCTCGGAGACAGTGCAGCGCCTTGTGGCAGCATGGTCAAAAAGTGAGTTTGTGCAATCAGCCCCAATTGAGCGACAAGTTT ATGTAACCGCTGCTTTAGGCCTTTGCCTGGAGAAGATGAGTAAAGAAGATCTTGACGCTACGAAGGATGCACTACCATCAATTCTACAAGGGATCAGCC GTAGGCTGGAGAGCCCTGAGTATTTGGTTCGTAAAATGGCAAGCAGTATTGCTTTTGTATTTTCTAAGATCATAGACCCCAAAAATCCTCTGTATCTTGATGATAGTTGCCAGGAAGAGACAATAGATTGGGAGTTTGGGAAAGCAACCCCAATCAAAGGGCCTTCGACAGCAACAATGCCCAAATTGAATGAAAATTCTGATAGAGAAATTCCTCATGCTATGATCCCTGGAAATGAAATTCGAAGGAATGAAGATAATGGGACCAGTAAAGACTTAACAGCTATAAAAAACAATGTGCCATTTAATTTATTTGACCCTGATGAAGTTATTGATCCGGCAACTTTAAATAATGATTCAGCCTTTGATAAAGATGACAGTGACGATGGAAGTGAGGATTCTGGTACCTCAAGTGACTCTTTGAAACCATATGACTTAACAGATGATGACACTGATTTGACAAGAAAGTTCTCGCAGTTGGCTGATGTGATCGGAGCACTAAGAAAATCGGATGATGCAGAGGGA GTTGAGAATGCCCTTGATGTCGCTGAGAAGCTGGTTCGAGCATCACCGGACGAGCTAAAATATATGGCTGGTGATTTGGCTAGAACACTTCTAATGGTCCGTTGCTCTGACTTCACTGTGGAAGGAGAAGAAGCATCAGCTGAAGGAAAAAGACAAAGGGCACTGGTTGCATTGATTGTCATGTGTCCTCTTGAATCTCTTGATAGTCTTAACAAGCTGCTGTATTCACCTAACATAGATATCAGTCAGCGGATAATCATCTTGGATGTCATGACAGATGCTGCTCAGGAGCTTGCAAGTGCAAGAATCCTGAAATCTGAACAACCGAAGTCCCTTATAACACAAACTTCAGATCAACCATGGTATGTACCAAGAAATGGAGGTCCTCCAATAGCAGGGTCCTGGAAGGAAATTCCGTCAGCAGGAACTCCATTGAATTGGTCTTACTCATATGAAAGAGAACTTCCATCCAAAGCAGGTCAGATCAAGAGAGGGAGGACCCGCCGATGGAGCCTTCGATCAGCAGTTCAAGATATCCAGATTGAGCATTCGCAGAACAGGTTTCCACCATATGCAGCTGCATTTATGCTTCCAGCTATGCGGGGGTTTGACAAAAAGAGGCATGGTGTTGATTTATTGGGGAGGGATTTTATTGTCTTGGGGAAACTCATCCACATGCTTGGTGTATGTATGAAGTGTGCAGCAATGCACCCAGAAGCTTCTGTTTTGGCATCCCCTCTTTTGGATATGTTACGGTCCAG GGAGGTATCCCATCATGCAGAATCGTATGTGAGGAGATCTGTCCTTTTTACCGCTTCGTGTGTATTGTTGGCCCTGCATCCTTCATTTGTTGCATCTGCTCTGGTTGATGGAAATATTGAGATCTCTGGAGGGCTTGAGTGGGTTCGCACACGGGCAGCGCAGGTGGCTGAATCAGACACAGACAAAGAATGCTACACG CTAGCAATGGCGTGCCTGCAACTCCATGCAGAGATGGCACTGCAAGCTTCTCGAGCTCTTGAATCCACAAAAGATGCATCAAAACAGAAGAATATTAGTATATTCCCTACTTCGTCAAGTGGATCGATCAAACTCCCTTTCTAG